The segment TTGACTCCCACCAACGCGACCTTCCCTGGCGGAAGGATCGAACGCCGTATCGGATTTGGGTTAGCGAAATCATGTTGCAGCAGACTCAAGTCGCCACGGTGATTGACTATTTTAAACGGTTCATGAAGCGATTTCCGACTGTGAGCAAGCTTGCTGCAGCGGATCAGAGCGAAGTTCTCAAGCTTTGGGAAGGCCTCGGTTATTATCGTCGGGCCCGTCAACTTCACACCGCCGCATCGGTTGTCGTTGAGCGGCATCGCGGCAATTTCCCGGAGACGTTTGACGAAGTACTCGCGCTGCCAGGTATTGGACGCTATACCGCGGGAGCCATCCTTTCGATCTCGCTGGACCAGCAGTTGCCGATTCTCGAAGGGAACACGATTCGACTTTTCGCCAGACTGATGCAAATGGAAAGCGATCCGCGTTCGTCGGCCAATCAAAAGCTACTGTGGCAATTTTCGGAATCGTTGTTGCCGAAAAAACGTGCCGGCGACTTCAATCAATCGCTCATGGAAATCGGAAGTGAAATCTGCACGCCTCGATGCCCGAAATGTTCCGAATGTCCCATCATTAAATTCTGTCCCACTTTCCGCGGCGGCTTGCAGAATCAGATTCCTGCACCGTCTGTAAAGATGAAGTACGAGAGCATTCGCGAGGCCGTCGTGCTGGTCTCGAAAGTCACTCGGGGCCAGACCAAATTTCTTGTTCGACTTTGTGGTGAAGGTGAACGGTGGACTGGGTTGTGGGATTTTCCCCGATTTGAGTTAGGCAACAGGCGGGCTGAAGTTTGGTTGCCGGAACAAATAAAGTCGCTTACCGGGCTAGATGTTTCCGTCGGTTCGTCCAGCCTGCAAATGAAACACGCGGTGACCAGGTTTCGAATTACGCTCGATGTGTTCTCGTCCGAGCAAGTTACCGGTCGGCTCAAATCTGGAGCAGCCAGCGAATTGCGATGGGCGACCAACAAAGAGCTTCTTGAGATGCCAATGAGCACGACTGGTCGGAAGATTGCAGATCGCTGCTGCATCTAATCCGGTTCGCGCAATACGCAGCGCGATTCCGCCAAGTTGGACGTCCCAAGTCGCTTCTTGATCGTTCCGATTTCAATCGCAGCGTCTGACACATAGATCATGTGTTTCTGGCCAGGCATCCTGCCTCATTTTCGGGCGACCCGTGACAGGGGGCTTCTTTACCGGTGAATATCGTCAGTGGGGTCTCGAATCACCTTGCGGTGTAGAACCGTCGAGTTTGGTGATTTTACTGGCGTTTTCGTTGCCTAACGAATTGGCAATCAGGCGGGTTTTCAGAAGGTGCGCGTCGGCAGCTTTTAGCTTTTTCTTTAGCGAGAAACCTTGGAAAAATTGAGATTTCGCACCGTTACTGGAAAAAATGCTGTCAGTTTTTCGAATTGGTACAGCGGATGCTTAAGGAGCCTATCAACCACCATTTTACGATATTGGAGAACCACTAATGACCTCATGTTCATGGAAGAGCAACCCGCTCTTTTTTACATTGACGCTACTGCTGCTTTGTACTGTTTCCTTTTTCGCGTCATCAAATTCTCTTAACGCCGCAGCGACTCCATTCGCGCCCGTTCAAGAAGAAGCCACCGAAGCTTCTGCCGCTGAGACGACTCCCGCTGCTGGCGCAGTTGAGCCGCTTGAGGTTACGGACGGTTTTACTGTCAACAATCTCTGGATCATGATTGCCGGGATGTTGGTTTTCATCATGCACCTTGGATTCGCAACACTCGAGAGTGGTCTGACGCGTTCGAAAAATACCGTCAACATTCTGTTCAAAAATACCGCGATTGTTTGCCTTGGATTGATCTCCTACGCAGTGATGGGCTTTTTGATGATGTATCCGGCATCGTTTCTCGAGTATTCCGGATGGTCGGAAGCAGAACAAGCGAATTACCTTGAGACGACTGAGGATGGGTTCCTGAAGAAGAACGGCTACTTCGCATTTGACGGATTCGGCATGGTCATGAATGGACCAACGCAAGCCGCTGTCGGTGACGAAGCAACGGCCGAAGAGATTGCTGGCTTCAACGCTGCAAGTACCGAAGAAGGTTACGGCAATCCTTATACATTGTTTACAGACTTTTTCTTCCAGGCGATGTTCGCGGCGACATGCTGCACAATCGTTTCGGGAGCAGTTGCCGGGCGAATCAAGCTTGGAACATTCTTGATCTTCTGCCTGTTCTTTGTTTCGCTCAGCTATCCGATTACAGGTTCATGGAAGTGGGGGTACGGTTGGCTTGACCGAGCTGGCTTTTACGATTTTGCAGGTTCCACATTAGTACACTCGGTCGGAGGATGGGGAGCGTTGGTCATGGCCTTCTTGCTGGGTCCTCGAGCAGGTAAGTACGTCAATGGCAAAGCGATGGCAATCGCGCCTTCAAACATGCCAATGGCAACGATCGGCGTCTTCCTCCTCTGGTTCGGTTGGTTCGGCTTCAATGGCGGATCAGTACTTTCAGCCGATCCCGGACTGGTTTCCCTCACACTCTGCACCACTTCCATGGCAGCAGCGGCAGGCGGTTTGGCTGCAGCACTTGTTTCGACTGTGCACGGCAAGAAGCCTGACCTCTCAATGACACTCAACGGCATCCTCGCCGGTCTGGTCGGCATCACTGCCGGTGCGGATCAGATGAGCCTGCTTGAAGCAATCATCATCGGACTGATCGCTGGCGTACTGGTCTACGTCGCTGTGATCTTCATCGACGGTGTTTTGAAAATTGATGATCCAGTTGGAGCGATCAGCGTCCACCTTGTTTGTGGAATCTGGGGTACGCTCGCTGTCGGAATCTTCGGTGCAATGGCCGGAACCGAGCAGCTATTGATTCAGGTTAAAGGAATTGTCGCTATCGGACTGTTCACACTTTTGTTCTGCCTGGTTCTCGGATTGATCCTGAAGTTTACTTTGGGACTGCGAGTCAGCGAAGCGGAAGAACAGGAAGGTCTCGACCTTGGAGAGCATGGAATTCATGCTTACAGCCTATAAAGCAAAAGGATGAAGTGCTTGGCCACGGGTACTTCTTTAGGAAACACGGTTGGTTAACGCCAACTGTACAAAGTGGTCAATGGTGGTTGGAGAGTACGTGTTGTCACTTGTGGCACGCGTGCTCTCCGCTTTCATTGTTAGAAGGAAACTTGCGAATGCTGACGTCAAACAGGCGCTAGAACACACCGCCGTTTGATCTTCCTCCGCCCTTAGATTTTTCGCCGTCTTTCGAGTCTTTCCCAGCGCCGAATCCGCCAATATCGATATTGCCCTCTTGCCACTTGTAATTCTCGATTCGCATTTCCTTGACGCCACTTGAATCGACGACAAGTAGTTGCGATCCTGCTGAGCGTTCAAAAAGATCATCCAGCGACGTTGATGCGGGGATAACGATGGCTTTCACTTTCGTATCAAAAACAATGGGTTCGCCCATGGTTTCCCGGAGAGATTTTCCGTCGGCGTTAGGTGTTTTTGCTTTAAAGGCGGGTACTAAGTCTCCGTCTCGCCAACTCGTGGTAACAGCCTCTTGGCTTTGAAGCAAACAGCACAACCTCGCATGATCTCTTGAATGTCCGAACGCGACTACTTCTTTCAGCCAATTCTCGTTGTATCTTAATCCCAGGGCGTGCTTGTTGAAGTCGAAGTCGCTGTTGTAGAACAGGACTTTAACGCCGTTGATTTCGTCGTATTCGATCTTCCCATCTTCACCTTCGAATTCGATCAGTTCGCGATCTTCAAACTCGCGGATTCTTTCATATGCCTTTGCAAGGTTTTTAGCAAACGCATCGTCAGCAACTGGCATCGAAGCCTTATGGTATCCGGCACCGCCGCAAAAAGCTCCGCCGTAGCCTCCAAGCTTGGAGTACTTGAAATTAATATTGCCTTTCGCCTTTTGAATTCTTTCCACATCAGCCTTTGTCAGTTCAGTTGGGAAGAAGGCGTCTCCCGGTAAAAAGTGATTGTTGTTTGCCCATGATGTTTGAAGGAGGGAAAGTGCGATGACGAAGGGTGTCAGGACTGAAAAATTGTTACGCATTCTTGTTTCCAAAAACTGTACGATGAAATAACGTCATCAATGTACACAAATTGGTGGCGCCAGAATGGCCGATGTGTTGGCAGGATGTAGCCAGATTGGCACCCATTCGGGAGCTGCTCGGTTGCAATACTAAGCGAATTCTGACGCTTTATTGAAAACGTAGCGAGTTAATGCCTGCGGCACCAGATGCTGGTCGGTCAGCTGTCCAAACTCTTGCGGGTCCGGCTTCGGGAACGTCGGCTGGCGAGAACCGCGGTGCGTATCAGGCAGCTTTCAGCTTGCGACCAAACTGAGTCGCGTTCTCGTATAGCTGGATATATTGTGCGGCCTGAATTTCAGAATCATGGTTCAGCTCCATCATCTTCCGAGCCTCGATTCCCATTTGCTGACGCTGCAGTGGGTTATTGATGATCCATGAGATCTGCTTGGCGAGGTCTTGTGAATCGCCAGCTTTCGCGAGCAGTCCCGTTTTACCGTTTTGAACCATCTCCGGAATCCCGCAGGTATCAAAGCCAACGACAGGGGTTCCGCAAGCCATGGCCTCTAGTCCAACTTGAGGCTGATTATCCTCGGTGGAAGGCACAACCACGACATCTGCGGCGGAATAGATCAGACGTTGCCGGTCAATCGAGTCGACGTAGCCAAGCTCGTGGAACTTTTTGACTCGACCCGTGCTTTGCACCTCACCCGAACCGAAAACGATCCCTTCGACTTCCTGGTCCGTGGACACATGATCCAGCGCAGAAACCAGCGAACCGACTCCTTTTCGTTTGCTCCGAACATCATCTGCACCGAAGCCGATCAGAAATGCGTCTGAGCGAATGCCGAGCTGTTTTCGAGCGTGTATTCGGTCGACCGGATAGAACTTTTTCAGGTTGAAACCGAGTCGGATATGGTGGAACGATGCGGTCCTCGGCCAGACGGGACTTTGCTTTGCCAAATCCAGCATCCAGCGGCTCGGTGCAACGACATGCACGTTACGGCCGCTTAGAGCGCGGCGTTTTGTCTGAAACGAATCAACCGAAACGTCGCGACTGTGGGCGTTGGTGACTTGTGGGCAGGATCCGCATCCCTTTTGGTACTTTTCGCAGCCGCCAGCGTAGTGGCAGCCGCCAGTAAATGCGTTCTGATCGTGTAGCGTCCAAACGAGTGGCACGTGGTCGGGGATCGATCGAAAGAAGCTGGGGTAGTCGGCGAAGAATGAAATCCAATGAAGGTGGACGATGTCCGAGTTGATTTGAAACCAGTTCAGCGTTGATTCGTCTGGCAGTCTCGCCATCGAAAAAGTCTCTTCTCCGGCGGGGCGAGTCGCGATGTGTTCGTTGTGCAATCGCCAGATTTCTCTCAGCCGCTTCTTTTCGCGACGTCGCGCGAACATCGACAGTCCGTTGGTTGAAGGCTCGGCTGCGATTTGAGTCTGCTCAATCGCCTCGGACTTGTTGCCGATCTGCACAACATCATCGCGATCGCTGCGACTGTAATAGAACGTGCTGCGGACGCCTGATTTTCTCAATCGCCGGCTTAGTCGCCGCGCGGCCGTGGCG is part of the Mariniblastus fucicola genome and harbors:
- a CDS encoding ammonium transporter, which gives rise to MTSCSWKSNPLFFTLTLLLLCTVSFFASSNSLNAAATPFAPVQEEATEASAAETTPAAGAVEPLEVTDGFTVNNLWIMIAGMLVFIMHLGFATLESGLTRSKNTVNILFKNTAIVCLGLISYAVMGFLMMYPASFLEYSGWSEAEQANYLETTEDGFLKKNGYFAFDGFGMVMNGPTQAAVGDEATAEEIAGFNAASTEEGYGNPYTLFTDFFFQAMFAATCCTIVSGAVAGRIKLGTFLIFCLFFVSLSYPITGSWKWGYGWLDRAGFYDFAGSTLVHSVGGWGALVMAFLLGPRAGKYVNGKAMAIAPSNMPMATIGVFLLWFGWFGFNGGSVLSADPGLVSLTLCTTSMAAAAGGLAAALVSTVHGKKPDLSMTLNGILAGLVGITAGADQMSLLEAIIIGLIAGVLVYVAVIFIDGVLKIDDPVGAISVHLVCGIWGTLAVGIFGAMAGTEQLLIQVKGIVAIGLFTLLFCLVLGLILKFTLGLRVSEAEEQEGLDLGEHGIHAYSL
- the mutY gene encoding A/G-specific adenine glycosylase, which translates into the protein MRVTFACMINDSPILLTESTAAERTKFRRALLKWFDSHQRDLPWRKDRTPYRIWVSEIMLQQTQVATVIDYFKRFMKRFPTVSKLAAADQSEVLKLWEGLGYYRRARQLHTAASVVVERHRGNFPETFDEVLALPGIGRYTAGAILSISLDQQLPILEGNTIRLFARLMQMESDPRSSANQKLLWQFSESLLPKKRAGDFNQSLMEIGSEICTPRCPKCSECPIIKFCPTFRGGLQNQIPAPSVKMKYESIREAVVLVSKVTRGQTKFLVRLCGEGERWTGLWDFPRFELGNRRAEVWLPEQIKSLTGLDVSVGSSSLQMKHAVTRFRITLDVFSSEQVTGRLKSGAASELRWATNKELLEMPMSTTGRKIADRCCI
- a CDS encoding glycosyltransferase → MKVSHFNTFPYGGAATAARRLSRRLRKSGVRSTFYYSRSDRDDVVQIGNKSEAIEQTQIAAEPSTNGLSMFARRREKKRLREIWRLHNEHIATRPAGEETFSMARLPDESTLNWFQINSDIVHLHWISFFADYPSFFRSIPDHVPLVWTLHDQNAFTGGCHYAGGCEKYQKGCGSCPQVTNAHSRDVSVDSFQTKRRALSGRNVHVVAPSRWMLDLAKQSPVWPRTASFHHIRLGFNLKKFYPVDRIHARKQLGIRSDAFLIGFGADDVRSKRKGVGSLVSALDHVSTDQEVEGIVFGSGEVQSTGRVKKFHELGYVDSIDRQRLIYSAADVVVVPSTEDNQPQVGLEAMACGTPVVGFDTCGIPEMVQNGKTGLLAKAGDSQDLAKQISWIINNPLQRQQMGIEARKMMELNHDSEIQAAQYIQLYENATQFGRKLKAA